GTAACTGTATTTCTTACAGAAAACTTCTGTACCATTTCAAGCATTCTTTATGATTAAAATGGAAAGTGATTTTTTGCATAGCATCGGTTTTTCTGAACAGGGAATTTAGGGACCATGCTTCTGATTATCGTCCCAGCAATCTGTCAAGAGAAAGGCCGTCCATTTGGAGCTCCTGACGTCTGCCGTACATATGGACTGGCATACACTTCACTGTCTATGGCAGTATGTTCTTCTTTCAAGTTTCTTCAGGTGGCTCACAGCACAGTCAAAAAGGTAGGAGAgaagcccacccttgattttcattgGGCCCTACATGAGTTATATAAAACAATCTGAATTCTAGCCTGACCCTTCATCCGGGCCAGATGAAGGGTCTGAACAGCATGGATTCCATATACACAAACTGTGAGTGCCCCACTCAAGTCAAGGCTGGGCGCCAACTTGTTCCCTGTGCTAGAGCCCAATTGAGTTTTCATTGGCATTAGTTCAAGGCCCTTGAGGTATGTTGGGGTGACACAtctggtggatggcttggatgtctgAAAACATGTGGGCTGCACATCTTCCTGGTACCGCTGTAGTGGGACCCCCATTTAAAGACCTGAGTGCTAGCATGGATAACTAATCccactttattttttattgttaattTTTACCTTTCAGATTGGAGCCATTTGTTTGTGGTCTTACGTCTACAACATCATACGAATATCGTTTAGTGAGAGCACTGCAGAAGTAGAGAATGGCTTTGGCACAACATCTCAGGGATATATTGCAAAGTTAACTCCCAGAGAACTCCACACCTGAGGAATTTGTCGGAAATGTAAAGGTTACTTTTCTTTTCATTGACTGTTACTTCATTCATTTTGATTGAAAATGAAGTCAATTTAACTACTCTTTGCATCCatctatgctctctctctctctctctctctctctctctctctcacacacacacacacacacacacacacacgtgcgcaAGCACTTGA
This region of Magnolia sinica isolate HGM2019 chromosome 1, MsV1, whole genome shotgun sequence genomic DNA includes:
- the LOC131250629 gene encoding protein PIN-LIKES 3-like isoform X2, which gives rise to MPLNILLIVVIGSALGRAIIQITKTPSHLRGLILGCCAAGNLGTMLLIIVPAICQEKGRPFGAPDVCRTYGLAYTSLSMAIGAICLWSYVYNIIRISFSESTAEVENGFGTTSQGYIAKLTPRELHT
- the LOC131250629 gene encoding protein PIN-LIKES 3-like isoform X1 — translated: MPLNILLIVVIGSALGRAIIQITKTPSHLRGLILGCCAAGNLGTMLLIIVPAICQEKGRPFGAPDVCRTYGLAYTSLSMAVCSSFKFLQVAHSTVKKIGAICLWSYVYNIIRISFSESTAEVENGFGTTSQGYIAKLTPRELHT